The bacterium genome segment ACAAGTATTTGACTGCCGGTTCCTTTTGCCAACGCAGGTAAACTTTTTTCTTTTTTGTCATCGGATATGCTGAAAACATTAATTGGGGTTCCGGTTTGACTTACCTGCGCTCCATAAATATTACAAAAGTCAATATAATTAGCATAATCCTGCCATACCACAAGATAATTTGTCCCATCAAATGCGACTTTTGGAAAATATTGTTCGCTTGTTCCTCCACTATATATAAGAGTGCCGGATGGGCTAAGTACCTGTCCGGAAGTATTTATGCGGGTTCCATAAATGTCATACTTTTCTGAGCGATTATCTTCCCATACAACAAAATAGTTTGTTCCGTCAAAAGTAATTGAAGGGTACATTTGATTAAAGGATGCAGTTGAAATAGCAATCCCTGTCGGGTCAAGAACTATGCCTGATTTGCTTATGCGGGTTCCGTAAATGTTATCGTAATCACTTCTCTCCTCACCCCAAACTACGAAATAATTATTTCCGTCAAATGCAACACTCGGTCCTCCTTTGTCTCCGGAATTAGTGCATATAGGAATTTCTGTTGTATCAAGGAGTATCCCTGATTTACTGACTCTTGCACCATAAATATCGCTTCCTGCAAATACTACAAGGTAATTTGTATCTCCGAATGCAACTGCCGTAGACCACCAACGCCCACATCCGATGTCCGATATAAATATTCCTGCCGTATCAATGACATTTCCTGATTGTCCTACTCTTGCTCCATAGGTGCCGCTATATCCTGTTCGGCTATCGTTCCAGACTACGAAATAATTATTTCCGTCAAAGGCGATTGAAGGAAAAAATTGGTTGCCGGGTGCCGTAGAAATAGGAATTCCAAGAGGGTCAAGTATTGCACCCGATGAAGAAATTCTGGTCCCATATATATCAAAATTCTTCTCCTCTCCATTATCATTACGGTCATCTTCCCATACCACAAGATAATTTGTTCCGTCGAATGCAGCTGCAGGGAAATTTTGATTATTTGCAGATTTAGAGAATTTAATTCCTGTTGTATCAAGGATTTCTCCTAATTTATTTATCTGTTTGCCATAAATGTCTTCCTGCAGCGCGTTTCCACTTGACCATACTACGATATGATTTACTCCATTAAATGCAACGGCAGGGTATTCAGCTCCCTTTAGAGTATTGGAAATATTAATTTCTGTCGTGTCGAGTATTGCTCCTGTCTGGCTTACCCGGGTTCCATAAATATCATAATAAGTATTATGTTGTTGTTCCCATACTACAAGATAATTTGTTCCGTCGAATGTAATTGCCGGATAAAATTTAGTATGATTTGTATCGGGAGAAACACTAAATCCTGCCGTATCCAGCGCCACCCCGTTTTCATTTATAAATCTGCCATAAATATTACCTGTGTATCCCCATACTACGAACCAATTTGTCCCGTCAGAGACAACGTTAGGCGTATACCCCCATCCCATAGTAGAAATATCAATTCCCTGAGTATCCATCACCGTCCCATTTTGCGAGACCCGTGCTCCATAAATACCGGAAATAGTTGAACTATCACGGTAATCTTCCCACGCTACCAGATAAGCATCCTTATTAAATGCAACCTTAGGGTTCCCTTGTAGATTTTTTGCGGTACATATAGCAATAGCCGTTGTATCCAGTAATATTCCTGCCTCATTCATCCTTTTACCATAAATATCATAAGTGTCCGCTCCTCTATCTGACCAAACTACAATATAATTTGTTCCGTCCGACGCAACTGCAGAGGAGTGGATACCGTCGGTCGAGGTTGCAACTATTATATTATTTGTATCCAGTAATATTCCGGATTTGCTTATGCGGGTTCCATAAATATTTTGACAGTCTGTCCAGACAACAAGATAATTTCCACCATTAAATGTAACAGCAGGCGAACCTTCATAATATTGAGTGGTAGCAATAGCAATTCCTGCGGGGTCAAGTATTTCACCGGTCTGACTTACCCGGGTTCCATAAATGTCTTCCTCGTTTGAATCTACGCGCCGGTCTTGCCATACTATAAGGCAGTTTGTTCCGTCAGATGCAATAATCGGGGCTCGTTGGTTTTCTAATGCCGTTACATAGGTAACGTTTGT includes the following:
- a CDS encoding T9SS type A sorting domain-containing protein is translated as MKKKELLRNFVIINSLLASCATYVGGIENIQNMSKPFNAVEVIEKVSHYPVYKNWKTVIKDKSYEASFEENGILLKVNEKKNGTKDVFIPVKGKPEINGGRVVYKSEYGEVAFEGKNSGLKLYARGKYGEEFRRIKNLNSYENTIKMNNFRYENKGKDSLTTGEFIIDTNVTYVTALENQRAPIIASDGTNCLIVWQDRRVDSNEEDIYGTRVSQTGEILDPAGIAIATTQYYEGSPAVTFNGGNYLVVWTDCQNIYGTRISKSGILLDTNNIIVATSTDGIHSSAVASDGTNYIVVWSDRGADTYDIYGKRMNEAGILLDTTAIAICTAKNLQGNPKVAFNKDAYLVAWEDYRDSSTISGIYGARVSQNGTVMDTQGIDISTMGWGYTPNVVSDGTNWFVVWGYTGNIYGRFINENGVALDTAGFSVSPDTNHTKFYPAITFDGTNYLVVWEQQHNTYYDIYGTRVSQTGAILDTTEINISNTLKGAEYPAVAFNGVNHIVVWSSGNALQEDIYGKQINKLGEILDTTGIKFSKSANNQNFPAAAFDGTNYLVVWEDDRNDNGEEKNFDIYGTRISSSGAILDPLGIPISTAPGNQFFPSIAFDGNNYFVVWNDSRTGYSGTYGARVGQSGNVIDTAGIFISDIGCGRWWSTAVAFGDTNYLVVFAGSDIYGARVSKSGILLDTTEIPICTNSGDKGGPSVAFDGNNYFVVWGEERSDYDNIYGTRISKSGIVLDPTGIAISTASFNQMYPSITFDGTNYFVVWEDNRSEKYDIYGTRINTSGQVLSPSGTLIYSGGTSEQYFPKVAFDGTNYLVVWQDYANYIDFCNIYGAQVSQTGTPINVFSISDDKKEKSLPALAKGTGSQILVTYSMFTHDINERPVNTYRVYGKLYPFSGIEENSNSSISNPQLKILRNPFIQSTIISYYLPKLSTSNSQLLTLKLYDLSGRCVKTLVNESKPAGTYTTTLNAKELKAGIYFVKLTASNFSTTKKLILMK